Proteins from a genomic interval of Pogoniulus pusillus isolate bPogPus1 chromosome 30, bPogPus1.pri, whole genome shotgun sequence:
- the SIRT4 gene encoding NAD-dependent protein lipoamidase sirtuin-4, mitochondrial, with the protein MFSGRKLSGVCRAISFHHFRSHSVSRPSPNLAFVPASLPPDPAKVEELQHFVSNSKRLFVMTGAGISTESGIPDYRSEGVGLYARTDRRPVQHAEFVRNASARQRYWARNFVGWPQFSSHQPNTAHLVLRDWEKLGKLHWLVTQNVDALHTKAGSQRMTELHGCTHRVFCLACGDQILRSELQEHFEALNPTWKAEAFGVAPDGDVFLTDEQVRNFQVPACRKCGGILKPDVTFFGDTVSQEKVNFVHQRLAESDSMLVAGSSMQVYSGYRFALAAREKQLPIAVLNIGPTRLDHFASLKLNSRCGELLPLIVVHDPTS; encoded by the exons ATGTTCTCTGGCAGGAAGCTGTCTGGAGTTTGCAGAGCCATCAGCTTCCATCATTTCAGATCCCATTCTGTATCCAGACCCTCTCCAAACTTGGCTTTTGTGCCAGCCAGTCTTCCGCCAGACCCTGCAAAAgtagaggagctgcagcactttgTTTCTAACTCCAAGAGGCTTTTTGTTATGACTGGGGCTGGAATCTCAACGGAATCAGGGATCCCAGACTACCGCTCAGAAGGAGTGGGGCTGTACGCCAGGACGGACAGACGGCCTGTCCAGCACGCGGAGTTCGTTCGCAACGCCAGCGCCCGGCAGCGTTACTGGGCAAGGAACTTTGTGGGCTGGCCCCAGTTCTCCTCCCACCAGCCAAACACAGCACACCTGGTACTCAGGGACTGGGAGAAACTGGGGAAGCTGCACTGGCTGGTGACCCAGAACGTGGATGCCCTTCACACCAAAGCTGGGAGCCAGCGCATGACAGAACTGCACGGATGCACACACAG AGTTTTTTGCCTGGCCTGCGGAGACCAAATCCTGCGCTCTGAGCTTCAAGAGCACTTTGAAGCTTTGAATCCCACCTGGAAAGCTGAAGCATTTGGTGTGGCTCCAGATGGGGATGTCTTCCTGACAGATGAGCAGGTGCGTAATTTCCAGGTCCCAGCCTGCCGTAAATGTGGTGGAATCCTGAAGCCTGACGTGACATTCTTTGGAGACACAGTGAGCCAGGAGAAAGTGAATTTTGTGCACCAGCGCCTGGCAGAATCAGACTCCATGCTGGTGGCTGGATCCTCTATGCAG GTATACTCTGGTTACAGGTTTGCTCTTGCTGCCCgggagaagcagctgcccaTTGCAGTCCTTAACATTGGGCCCACAAGGCTGGATCACTTTGCATCATTGAAACTGAACTCCCGctgtggagagctgctgcctttgatAGTGGTACATGACCCAACGAGCTGA
- the PLA2G1B gene encoding phospholipase A2, with translation MWNLRKMMKCTMPNSHPLLQYADYGCYCGLGGSGTPVDELDRCCQAHDQCYSEAMNYKACKFILDNPYTESYSFTCSNKEVTCSSKNDDCEAFICNCDRVAATCFAKAPYNSAYHGLDTDKYCK, from the exons ATGTGGAACTTACGCAAAATGATGAAATGCACCATGCCCAACAGCCATCCCTTGCTGCAATATGCTGACTATGGCTGCTACTGTGGCTTGGGAGGCAGTGGGACCCCAGTGGATGAGCTCGACAG ATGCTGTCAAGCACATGATCAATGCTACTCAGAGGCAATGAACTATAAAGCATGCAAATTCATCTTAGACAACCCCTACACAGAGTCGTACTCCTTCACTTGCTCTAATAAGGAGGTTACATGCAGCA gcaagaaCGACGATTGCGAGGCTTTCATCTGCAACTGCGACCGCGTCGCTGCTACGTGTTTCGCCAAGGCACCCTACAATTCAGCGTACCACGGCCTGGACACTGACAAATACTGCAAATAG